Proteins co-encoded in one Symmachiella macrocystis genomic window:
- a CDS encoding co-chaperone GroES: MAKKASKGGMKIVPLGDRVVLRREAAETTTAGGIVLPDSAASKPQRGEVISVGDGHMTGEGKRLPLTVKPGDKVIFSSYGGDEINVGDEELLLMRESDILAVY; encoded by the coding sequence ATGGCAAAGAAGGCCTCGAAGGGTGGAATGAAGATTGTTCCGTTGGGAGACCGCGTGGTGCTCCGTCGCGAAGCTGCCGAGACAACGACAGCCGGCGGTATCGTCCTGCCCGACTCCGCGGCCAGCAAGCCGCAGCGTGGTGAAGTCATTTCCGTGGGAGATGGACACATGACAGGCGAAGGCAAGCGTCTTCCCCTGACCGTCAAACCGGGTGATAAGGTGATCTTCAGCTCCTATGGCGGAGACGAAATCAACGTTGGTGACGAAGAGTTGCTGTTGATGCGTGAATCGGACATTTTGGCGGTTTACTAA
- a CDS encoding tetratricopeptide repeat protein produces the protein MRAEFEAQLAHADQICVRLEYAEFLAHAGEIQSAIQQYQQVLQSAESADMPQLRAMAVNQLACLHRQRGEYDTAVVLQRRSLAMGINNALEGELAADLGNLAVDAIAAGDLSLAENLLLRSLALETAANSQAGQAADYGNLAIVYGLQRNYRSAVQCLRRALKLHRQLNDIRAIGCDLMNLAAMYEVQQRWDRSEFLLQLAVRVLQVDDAVDLITRAKSALAETRRISQLRAFDARRN, from the coding sequence GTGCGTGCCGAATTCGAGGCCCAATTGGCCCATGCGGATCAAATCTGCGTTCGCTTAGAGTATGCGGAATTTCTAGCGCACGCCGGTGAGATTCAATCGGCGATTCAGCAGTACCAGCAGGTATTGCAATCAGCAGAGTCGGCTGACATGCCGCAACTGCGGGCGATGGCCGTCAATCAATTGGCCTGCCTGCATCGCCAGCGGGGCGAGTATGATACGGCGGTCGTGCTGCAACGCCGCTCGTTGGCCATGGGAATCAATAACGCACTCGAAGGCGAACTCGCGGCGGATTTGGGAAACTTGGCTGTCGACGCAATTGCCGCTGGTGATTTATCGCTCGCCGAAAACCTGTTGCTGCGTTCTTTGGCGCTAGAAACAGCCGCCAATTCGCAGGCGGGGCAGGCAGCGGATTACGGAAATTTGGCAATCGTATACGGCTTGCAGCGGAACTACCGTTCGGCCGTTCAATGTTTGCGACGCGCTCTGAAATTGCATCGGCAATTGAACGACATTCGCGCAATCGGTTGTGATCTGATGAATCTGGCCGCCATGTACGAAGTCCAACAACGATGGGACCGTTCTGAATTCCTGTTGCAGTTGGCCGTCCGGGTGTTGCAGGTCGACGACGCAGTGGATCTGATCACACGTGCCAAGTCAGCGCTCGCGGAGACGCGACGAATCAGTCAGTTGCGTGCGTTCGATGCACGGCGAAACTAA
- a CDS encoding M81 family metallopeptidase — MRIVSGGIQHETNTFSHQPTTLADFERDSGCGPDFSGGQAVFDRYRNTGTIHGGYIDAADVLEFELIPLICAKAQPSGVVESAAFDTILNLFLDRLQETPAVDGVLLDLHGAMVTAACDDGEAPFMEAVRERVGPDVPIIATLDLHANITQRMADACDVIIGFDTYPHVDMRARGREAGELLVRMIRGEVQPVQAYRQLPLLTMPPMQCTLREPMQSLMQNVFRMEDEPGVLTATVAMGFPFADILAAGVSCLVTTDNDADLAEKKADELAGWLWALRDELQPQLTPIDEMIEFAATHEGPIVYADGSDNPGGGAPCDGTVVLRALIEVNFQNAVVGILHDPETAAQAHQAGVGAKIEARVGGKTDDRHGTPIELPAYVRALCDGHFVHHGPMNQGVVGEFGPMALLLVGGVEVVVSSNRKQLLDREMLRVIGVTPEHRRLIVVKSAVHFRADFGECATHILDADTPGIHRPDYANYDYQNLRRPIYPLDDVTVDFCG; from the coding sequence ATGCGGATAGTCAGTGGCGGCATACAGCACGAGACGAATACGTTTTCGCATCAACCCACTACGCTGGCGGACTTTGAACGTGACAGCGGGTGCGGGCCGGATTTCTCCGGAGGGCAAGCAGTCTTTGACCGGTACCGCAATACCGGGACGATTCACGGCGGCTACATCGATGCTGCGGATGTGCTTGAGTTCGAGTTGATTCCGCTGATATGCGCCAAAGCACAGCCCTCGGGTGTGGTGGAATCAGCGGCATTCGATACGATATTGAACCTGTTTCTTGATCGCTTACAAGAGACACCGGCGGTTGATGGTGTATTGCTCGACCTGCACGGCGCGATGGTGACCGCCGCCTGCGACGATGGCGAAGCACCCTTTATGGAAGCGGTCCGTGAACGGGTCGGGCCGGACGTCCCGATCATCGCGACGCTCGATTTGCACGCGAATATCACGCAACGGATGGCGGACGCGTGCGACGTGATTATTGGTTTTGATACCTATCCTCACGTCGATATGCGCGCACGGGGACGGGAGGCGGGCGAATTATTGGTCCGCATGATTCGCGGCGAAGTTCAGCCCGTACAAGCGTATCGGCAATTGCCGCTACTGACGATGCCCCCGATGCAATGCACGCTGCGCGAGCCGATGCAAAGCCTGATGCAAAACGTATTCCGCATGGAAGACGAACCGGGAGTCTTAACAGCAACCGTTGCGATGGGATTCCCATTTGCCGACATCTTGGCTGCAGGCGTCTCCTGTTTGGTCACGACCGACAACGACGCTGATTTGGCAGAAAAAAAGGCGGATGAACTGGCCGGATGGCTGTGGGCTTTGCGCGATGAGTTACAGCCGCAACTCACGCCAATTGACGAAATGATCGAATTTGCCGCGACACATGAAGGCCCAATCGTTTATGCCGATGGCTCAGACAATCCCGGAGGTGGTGCGCCGTGCGATGGCACGGTCGTGTTGCGAGCGCTGATCGAAGTAAATTTCCAGAACGCCGTCGTCGGAATATTGCACGACCCTGAGACCGCCGCTCAAGCGCATCAAGCAGGGGTCGGGGCTAAGATTGAGGCCCGTGTTGGCGGCAAGACGGATGACCGTCACGGAACACCGATTGAGTTACCCGCCTATGTGCGTGCCTTGTGCGACGGACATTTCGTGCATCACGGCCCCATGAATCAGGGAGTTGTGGGTGAGTTCGGCCCCATGGCGTTGTTGTTGGTTGGCGGGGTCGAAGTGGTCGTCAGCTCGAATCGCAAACAACTTCTGGACCGCGAGATGCTCCGCGTGATCGGCGTGACCCCCGAGCATCGGCGGTTGATCGTCGTCAAAAGCGCCGTTCACTTCCGGGCAGACTTCGGAGAATGCGCAACGCACATCCTGGACGCCGACACCCCCGGCATCCACCGTCCCGACTATGCGAACTACGACTATCAAAATCTGCGACGTCCGATTTATCCATTGGATGACGTCACGGTTGATTTCTGCGGATAG
- a CDS encoding NAD(P)/FAD-dependent oxidoreductase yields the protein MSQDSIWFATLNDTERAELQAFAGREVLTTPDVLIVGGGIVGAATAYSLSQQGVQVQVVEAGTVGGLASGANAGGIWPDQQGIEYPEAFRNLARRSRDLWGKLPARDGFDFDWRVNGFVTVDPMHWETSPEDLAMHLLSEGLSAHAIDGEQVKLLEPHLRSDITGGVHYPSEAHVHPVKAVLSFARSSTAQFSTETRAISMDVNNGRVQSVQTTAGTIQPGHVIAATGWMADWFAAKAPTPPPLIPISGQMIATAPQSPLLKNTVLGKAIVFQLLTGEVVTGGSMVEGDVTTPDAQVTADFAKMAGELLPALKDVPFPHAWTGARPTTPDRLPILDRLPGVDNFLVAAGHFKNGLLLAPITGELMTEWVVAGKPSLDLTSFRWDRF from the coding sequence ATGTCACAGGATTCGATTTGGTTTGCGACGCTCAATGACACAGAGCGAGCGGAATTGCAGGCGTTCGCGGGGCGCGAGGTGCTGACCACTCCCGACGTGTTGATCGTTGGCGGTGGGATTGTGGGAGCGGCGACAGCTTATTCGCTCTCGCAACAAGGTGTGCAGGTCCAGGTCGTTGAAGCGGGAACGGTGGGCGGTTTGGCGAGCGGTGCGAATGCCGGAGGGATTTGGCCTGATCAACAGGGAATCGAGTACCCGGAGGCATTCCGAAACCTCGCGCGCCGCAGTCGCGACCTCTGGGGCAAGCTTCCCGCCCGTGATGGCTTCGACTTCGATTGGCGAGTCAATGGATTCGTGACGGTCGATCCGATGCATTGGGAGACCTCGCCCGAAGATTTGGCGATGCACCTGTTGAGCGAGGGGCTTTCGGCGCATGCCATTGATGGCGAACAGGTCAAACTGCTAGAGCCGCATCTGCGGTCTGATATTACTGGGGGCGTGCATTACCCTTCAGAAGCCCACGTCCATCCGGTCAAAGCGGTGTTGTCGTTCGCGCGGTCCTCGACAGCGCAATTCTCGACCGAGACGCGGGCGATTTCGATGGACGTGAACAACGGCCGCGTACAATCGGTGCAAACCACCGCAGGCACGATTCAACCCGGCCACGTGATCGCCGCCACCGGATGGATGGCCGATTGGTTTGCCGCAAAGGCGCCAACGCCCCCGCCGTTGATACCGATCAGCGGACAAATGATCGCAACCGCGCCCCAATCCCCGCTATTAAAAAACACGGTGCTAGGTAAAGCGATTGTGTTTCAATTGCTGACCGGCGAAGTCGTCACGGGGGGCAGCATGGTCGAAGGCGATGTGACGACGCCCGATGCACAAGTCACAGCGGATTTTGCCAAAATGGCGGGTGAGTTGCTGCCGGCCTTGAAGGACGTTCCCTTCCCGCATGCTTGGACCGGTGCGCGACCCACAACACCCGACCGGTTACCGATTCTCGACCGGCTTCCCGGCGTCGACAATTTCTTGGTCGCCGCGGGACATTTCAAAAACGGACTACTGCTGGCGCCAATCACCGGCGAATTGATGACCGAATGGGTCGTTGCTGGAAAACCGTCGCTCGATCTCACGTCGTTTCGTTGGGATCGATTTTAG